A window of the Ipomoea triloba cultivar NCNSP0323 chromosome 14, ASM357664v1 genome harbors these coding sequences:
- the LOC116004781 gene encoding NAD(H) kinase 1 isoform X1: MQQSSMSPSNFTSNVSSHGNAILFQTENGHSESLSLLNSERAVQELIEQPLVDGIDDHLIEFSEALRTVAKTLRRAAEGKASAQAEATEWKRRYELERERNQQLEQKALFSEKHNAEHKDGRLKQLADQPVQSDGTAEKSERCCAENGICSHEVLRNGEPDCDTNVLPRKMMRKASFKLSWCCKGEKSNQHKHDIVSFEKGNITTAERSSKQISLKWESPPQTVLILTKPNSAAVRMLCLEMVRWLKEQKNLNIFVEPRVRAELLSELSYYNFVQTWEDDEEILLLHTKVDLVVTLGGDGTVLWAASMFKGPVPPVVSFSLGSLGFMTPFYSEHYRQYLSSILRGPINITLRHRLQCHVIRDTAKNEFETEGPMLVLNEVTIDRGISSFLTNLECYCDNSFVTCVQGDGLILSTTSGSTAYSLAAGGSMVHPQVPGILFTPICPHSLSFRPLILPEHVTIRVVVPFNSRGHAWASFDGKDRKRLAPGDALICSMAPWPVPTACQVDSTTDFLRSIHDGLHWNLRKTQSFDGPRESL; this comes from the exons ATGCAACAGAGCTCCATGTCTCCAAGCAACTTCACCTCCAATGTATCCTCCCAT GGAAATGCAATCCTTTTCCAGACAGAGAATGGGCATAGTGAGTCACTTTCTCTCTTGAACTCAGAGAGGGCAGTACAGGAACTTATAGAGCAACCTCTTGTTGATGGAATTGATGATCATCTTATTGAGTTCTCTGAGGCTTTGAGAA CTGTTGCTAAAACATTGAGGCGAGCCGCAGAAGGAAAGGCTTCTGCTCAAGCTGAGGCCACTGAGTGGAAACGCAGATATGAACTAGAGAGGGAGCGTAATCAGCAGTTGGAGCAAAAAG CATTGTTTTCAGAAAAGCATAATGCCGAGCATAAGGATGGAAGATTAAAACAGTTGGCAGACCAGCCTGTTCAATCAGATGGAACTGCTGAGAAATCTGAAAGGTGCTGTGCCGAGAATGGAATTTGCTCTCATGAAGTTCTTCGAAATGGGGAACCTGACTGTGATACCAATGTTCTCCCACGCAAAATGATGAGAAAG GCTTCATTTAAGTTATCATGGTGTTGCAAAGGAGAAAAAAGTAATCAGCATAAACATGATATTGTCTCTTTTGAAAAGGGGAATATAACTACTGCAGAACGCAGCAGCAAACAG ATTTCTTTGAAGTGGGAATCTCCCCCCCAAACAGTACTTATTTTGACAAAACCAAATTCAGCTGCTGTTCGTATGCTGTGCTTGGAAATGGTTAG ATGGTTGAAGGAGCAgaaaaatttgaacatttttgttGAACCACGAGTAAGAGCTGAACTTTTATCAGAGTTATCGTACTACAACTTTGTACAGACATGGGAGGATG ACGAGGAGATTCTGCTTCTGCACACCAAAGTTGATCTTGTTGTAACTCTTGGTGGAGATGGGACTGTCCTTTGG GCAGCATCAATGTTCAAAGGCCCTGTTCCACCagttgtttcattttctttagGCTCTCTGGGCTTCATGACCCCTTTCT ATAGCGAACATTATAGGCAATACTTAAGTTCAATTCTTCGAGGTCCCATTAACATCACATTAAGGCATCGACTGCAATGCCATGTGATCCGAGATACTgctaaaaatgaatttgaaaCAGAAGGGCCTATGCTTGTTCTCAATGAGGTTACGATTGACCGTGGGATTTCATCATTTCTCACAAACCTAGAATGTTATTGTGACAACTCATTTGTCACCTGTGTACAAGGGGATGGTTTAATTTTGTCTACGACATCTGGAAGCACTGCCTATTCACTTGCAGCAGGAGGGTCTATGGTTCATCCTCAG GTACCTGGCATCCTGTTTACACCAATCTGCCCGCATTCCCTATCCTTCAGGCCTCTGATCTTACCTGAGCACGTGACCATTCGAGTGGTGGTGCCATTCAATAGCAGGGGCCATGCTTGGGCATCATTTGATGGCAAAGACAGAAAACGACTGGCACCCGGAGATGCACTTATCTGTAGCATGGCACCTTGGCCCGTCCCAACTGCTTGTCAAGTTGATTCAACCACTGACTTCTTACGTAGCATCCATGACGGCCTCCATTGGAACCTGAGGAAGACGCAATCTTTTGATGGCCCTCGGGAATCTCTTTGA
- the LOC116004002 gene encoding uncharacterized protein LOC116004002 — MASISSSSSSSSSRSWLLFDTNSPLASLSKILLISGVVLYIGIILLPNIPSCPSPSEIMVSPTRVAVDQTVSGGDPSPSPSPGTGRGRGGRGRTNLSHVIFGLVGSENAWHHRKAYVETWWRPNVTRGFIYLDTEPTGELVPWSPWSPPYRVSDNISRIVEVTGHVDATVARIVHGIMEVFRDCEGENEDRGLRWVVMGDDDSIFMVDNMVELLARYDHTKYYYFGGHSEFILSNFWYSFNQGFGGAGFLLSYPLAKALAKGIESCLKRYNQLRAADSTAMACIADLGINLSPVPGIHQMDLRGDASGFLSAHPNTPLMSLHHFDMIEPIFPLMDRAQSTAHLMSAANMDQTRILQQIICHHRVTNWTFSVSWGYGVHIYEKIMPRSFLQNPIVTFKDWAPSPRPPNWMFDVRQPVNDPCESPHVFFLESVKKTPNNNRILTTYKRQWRRKLPPCAFTGNHSADYVFRIRVYTPAAKRTQAERCECCDVTRVSDSSIADVKIRECMENEVIA, encoded by the exons ATGGCgtctatttcttcttcttcttcttcttcttcgtcccGTTCTTGGTTGTTGTTTGATACTAATTCTCCGCTGGCAAGCCTGAGCAAGATATTGTTAATCTCCGGCGTAGTTTTGTACATAGGAATCATTCTCCTGCCCAACATCCCATCGTGTCCGTCCCCGTCGGAGATAATGGTGTCTCcgacgagagtggcggtggatCAGACGGTTTCAGGCGGTGATCCGAGTCCGAGTCCGAGTCCTGGGACGGGTCGGGGTCGGGGGGGTCGGGGTCGGACGAACCTGAGCCACGTGATATTCGGGCTGGTGGGGTCGGAGAACGCGTGGCACCACCGGAAGGCGTACGTGGAGACGTGGTGGCGCCCCAACGTGACGCGTGGGTTCATATACCTGGACACGGAGCCGACGGGGGAGCTGGTGCCGTGGTCGCCGTGGTCGCCGCCGTACAGGGTGTCGGACAACATAAGTAGGATAGTGGAGGTGACGGGGCACGTGGACGCGACGGTGGCGCGTATTGTGCACGGGATCATGGAGGTGTTCCGGGATTGCGAAGGGGAGAACGAAGATCGTGGGCTGAGGTGGGTGGTGATGGGGGACGACGATTCTATCTTCATGGTGGATAATATGGTGGAGCTTCTTGCTCGGTATGACCACAccaaatactattattttggaGGGCATTCCGAGTTCATATTGTCCAATTTTTGGTACTCTTTCAACCAAGGATTTGGGGGCGCGGGTTTCTTGCTTAGTTACCCTTTGGCTAAGGCCCTTGCAAAGGGCATCGAGTCCTGCCTCAAACGCTACAATCAATTGAGGGCTGCAGATTCTACTGCCATGGCTTGCATTGCTGATCTTGGAATAAATCTTTCACCCGTTCCAGGCATTcatcag aTGGACCTTCGAGGTGACGCGTCGGGGTTCCTGTCGGCCCACCCGAACACCCCACTAATGTCCCTCCACCACTTCGACATGATCGAGCCCATCTTCCCACTAATGGACAGAGCCCAATCGACGGCGCACCTGATGTCGGCGGCCAACATGGATCAAACTCGGATTCTGCAGCAGATCATCTGCCACCACCGGGTGACCAATTGGACCTTCTCGGTGTCGTGGGGGTACGGAGTTCACATCTACGAGAAGATCATGCCTCGGAGCTTCCTTCAGAACCCGATTGTGACCTTCAAGGATTGGGCGCCCAGCCCTCGTCCCCCGAATTGGATGTTCGATGTTCGCCAGCCCGTCAACGACCCCTGTGAGTCTCCTCATGTTTTCTTCCTGGAATCTGTGAAGAAAACCCCCAACAACAACCGTATCCTTACCACCTACAAGCGTCAATGGCGTCGCAAGCTCCCCCCTTGTGCCTTCACTGGGAATCACTCCGCGGATTATGTTTTTAGGATTCGGGTCTATACCCCCGCCGCCAAACGCACCCAG GCTGAAAGATGTGAATGCTGCGACGTCACTCGTGTGAGTGATAGCAGCATTGCGGACGTCAAAATCAGGGAATGCATGGAGAACGAGGTTATCGCATAG
- the LOC116004781 gene encoding NAD(H) kinase 1 isoform X3 produces the protein MQQSSMSPSNFTSNVSSHGNAILFQTENGHSESLSLLNSERAVQELIEQPLVDGIDDHLIEFSEALRTVAKTLRRAAEGKASAQAEATEWKRRYELERERNQQLEQKEKHNAEHKDGRLKQLADQPVQSDGTAEKSERCCAENGICSHEVLRNGEPDCDTNVLPRKMMRKASFKLSWCCKGEKSNQHKHDIVSFEKGNITTAERSSKQISLKWESPPQTVLILTKPNSAAVRMLCLEMVRWLKEQKNLNIFVEPRVRAELLSELSYYNFVQTWEDDEEILLLHTKVDLVVTLGGDGTVLWAASMFKGPVPPVVSFSLGSLGFMTPFYSEHYRQYLSSILRGPINITLRHRLQCHVIRDTAKNEFETEGPMLVLNEVTIDRGISSFLTNLECYCDNSFVTCVQGDGLILSTTSGSTAYSLAAGGSMVHPQVPGILFTPICPHSLSFRPLILPEHVTIRVVVPFNSRGHAWASFDGKDRKRLAPGDALICSMAPWPVPTACQVDSTTDFLRSIHDGLHWNLRKTQSFDGPRESL, from the exons ATGCAACAGAGCTCCATGTCTCCAAGCAACTTCACCTCCAATGTATCCTCCCAT GGAAATGCAATCCTTTTCCAGACAGAGAATGGGCATAGTGAGTCACTTTCTCTCTTGAACTCAGAGAGGGCAGTACAGGAACTTATAGAGCAACCTCTTGTTGATGGAATTGATGATCATCTTATTGAGTTCTCTGAGGCTTTGAGAA CTGTTGCTAAAACATTGAGGCGAGCCGCAGAAGGAAAGGCTTCTGCTCAAGCTGAGGCCACTGAGTGGAAACGCAGATATGAACTAGAGAGGGAGCGTAATCAGCAGTTGGAGCAAAAAG AAAAGCATAATGCCGAGCATAAGGATGGAAGATTAAAACAGTTGGCAGACCAGCCTGTTCAATCAGATGGAACTGCTGAGAAATCTGAAAGGTGCTGTGCCGAGAATGGAATTTGCTCTCATGAAGTTCTTCGAAATGGGGAACCTGACTGTGATACCAATGTTCTCCCACGCAAAATGATGAGAAAG GCTTCATTTAAGTTATCATGGTGTTGCAAAGGAGAAAAAAGTAATCAGCATAAACATGATATTGTCTCTTTTGAAAAGGGGAATATAACTACTGCAGAACGCAGCAGCAAACAG ATTTCTTTGAAGTGGGAATCTCCCCCCCAAACAGTACTTATTTTGACAAAACCAAATTCAGCTGCTGTTCGTATGCTGTGCTTGGAAATGGTTAG ATGGTTGAAGGAGCAgaaaaatttgaacatttttgttGAACCACGAGTAAGAGCTGAACTTTTATCAGAGTTATCGTACTACAACTTTGTACAGACATGGGAGGATG ACGAGGAGATTCTGCTTCTGCACACCAAAGTTGATCTTGTTGTAACTCTTGGTGGAGATGGGACTGTCCTTTGG GCAGCATCAATGTTCAAAGGCCCTGTTCCACCagttgtttcattttctttagGCTCTCTGGGCTTCATGACCCCTTTCT ATAGCGAACATTATAGGCAATACTTAAGTTCAATTCTTCGAGGTCCCATTAACATCACATTAAGGCATCGACTGCAATGCCATGTGATCCGAGATACTgctaaaaatgaatttgaaaCAGAAGGGCCTATGCTTGTTCTCAATGAGGTTACGATTGACCGTGGGATTTCATCATTTCTCACAAACCTAGAATGTTATTGTGACAACTCATTTGTCACCTGTGTACAAGGGGATGGTTTAATTTTGTCTACGACATCTGGAAGCACTGCCTATTCACTTGCAGCAGGAGGGTCTATGGTTCATCCTCAG GTACCTGGCATCCTGTTTACACCAATCTGCCCGCATTCCCTATCCTTCAGGCCTCTGATCTTACCTGAGCACGTGACCATTCGAGTGGTGGTGCCATTCAATAGCAGGGGCCATGCTTGGGCATCATTTGATGGCAAAGACAGAAAACGACTGGCACCCGGAGATGCACTTATCTGTAGCATGGCACCTTGGCCCGTCCCAACTGCTTGTCAAGTTGATTCAACCACTGACTTCTTACGTAGCATCCATGACGGCCTCCATTGGAACCTGAGGAAGACGCAATCTTTTGATGGCCCTCGGGAATCTCTTTGA
- the LOC116004781 gene encoding NAD(H) kinase 1 isoform X2 has translation MQQSSMSPSNFTSNGNAILFQTENGHSESLSLLNSERAVQELIEQPLVDGIDDHLIEFSEALRTVAKTLRRAAEGKASAQAEATEWKRRYELERERNQQLEQKALFSEKHNAEHKDGRLKQLADQPVQSDGTAEKSERCCAENGICSHEVLRNGEPDCDTNVLPRKMMRKASFKLSWCCKGEKSNQHKHDIVSFEKGNITTAERSSKQISLKWESPPQTVLILTKPNSAAVRMLCLEMVRWLKEQKNLNIFVEPRVRAELLSELSYYNFVQTWEDDEEILLLHTKVDLVVTLGGDGTVLWAASMFKGPVPPVVSFSLGSLGFMTPFYSEHYRQYLSSILRGPINITLRHRLQCHVIRDTAKNEFETEGPMLVLNEVTIDRGISSFLTNLECYCDNSFVTCVQGDGLILSTTSGSTAYSLAAGGSMVHPQVPGILFTPICPHSLSFRPLILPEHVTIRVVVPFNSRGHAWASFDGKDRKRLAPGDALICSMAPWPVPTACQVDSTTDFLRSIHDGLHWNLRKTQSFDGPRESL, from the exons ATGCAACAGAGCTCCATGTCTCCAAGCAACTTCACCTCCAAT GGAAATGCAATCCTTTTCCAGACAGAGAATGGGCATAGTGAGTCACTTTCTCTCTTGAACTCAGAGAGGGCAGTACAGGAACTTATAGAGCAACCTCTTGTTGATGGAATTGATGATCATCTTATTGAGTTCTCTGAGGCTTTGAGAA CTGTTGCTAAAACATTGAGGCGAGCCGCAGAAGGAAAGGCTTCTGCTCAAGCTGAGGCCACTGAGTGGAAACGCAGATATGAACTAGAGAGGGAGCGTAATCAGCAGTTGGAGCAAAAAG CATTGTTTTCAGAAAAGCATAATGCCGAGCATAAGGATGGAAGATTAAAACAGTTGGCAGACCAGCCTGTTCAATCAGATGGAACTGCTGAGAAATCTGAAAGGTGCTGTGCCGAGAATGGAATTTGCTCTCATGAAGTTCTTCGAAATGGGGAACCTGACTGTGATACCAATGTTCTCCCACGCAAAATGATGAGAAAG GCTTCATTTAAGTTATCATGGTGTTGCAAAGGAGAAAAAAGTAATCAGCATAAACATGATATTGTCTCTTTTGAAAAGGGGAATATAACTACTGCAGAACGCAGCAGCAAACAG ATTTCTTTGAAGTGGGAATCTCCCCCCCAAACAGTACTTATTTTGACAAAACCAAATTCAGCTGCTGTTCGTATGCTGTGCTTGGAAATGGTTAG ATGGTTGAAGGAGCAgaaaaatttgaacatttttgttGAACCACGAGTAAGAGCTGAACTTTTATCAGAGTTATCGTACTACAACTTTGTACAGACATGGGAGGATG ACGAGGAGATTCTGCTTCTGCACACCAAAGTTGATCTTGTTGTAACTCTTGGTGGAGATGGGACTGTCCTTTGG GCAGCATCAATGTTCAAAGGCCCTGTTCCACCagttgtttcattttctttagGCTCTCTGGGCTTCATGACCCCTTTCT ATAGCGAACATTATAGGCAATACTTAAGTTCAATTCTTCGAGGTCCCATTAACATCACATTAAGGCATCGACTGCAATGCCATGTGATCCGAGATACTgctaaaaatgaatttgaaaCAGAAGGGCCTATGCTTGTTCTCAATGAGGTTACGATTGACCGTGGGATTTCATCATTTCTCACAAACCTAGAATGTTATTGTGACAACTCATTTGTCACCTGTGTACAAGGGGATGGTTTAATTTTGTCTACGACATCTGGAAGCACTGCCTATTCACTTGCAGCAGGAGGGTCTATGGTTCATCCTCAG GTACCTGGCATCCTGTTTACACCAATCTGCCCGCATTCCCTATCCTTCAGGCCTCTGATCTTACCTGAGCACGTGACCATTCGAGTGGTGGTGCCATTCAATAGCAGGGGCCATGCTTGGGCATCATTTGATGGCAAAGACAGAAAACGACTGGCACCCGGAGATGCACTTATCTGTAGCATGGCACCTTGGCCCGTCCCAACTGCTTGTCAAGTTGATTCAACCACTGACTTCTTACGTAGCATCCATGACGGCCTCCATTGGAACCTGAGGAAGACGCAATCTTTTGATGGCCCTCGGGAATCTCTTTGA